Proteins from a genomic interval of Hyalangium ruber:
- the mpl gene encoding UDP-N-acetylmuramate:L-alanyl-gamma-D-glutamyl-meso-diaminopimelate ligase, whose translation MADDNGNVLETIEPGAARRIHLVGVGGTGMGSFAGMLKAAGYEVTGSDENVYPPMSDMLKTWGIPVLTPYRPENLDAAKADLVIIGNVIRRVNPEATEVRTRRVPQMSFPAALGSLFLKRAHSVVVAGTHGKTTTSSLMAHVLVEAGKDPSFLVGGVTQNYAGNYRVGKGPHFVVEGDEYDTSYWDKGSKFLHYQPRTAILTSVEFDHADIFRDLPHYEATFEKFVRLVPPDGQLVVCAAYPNAVRIATGTPGKVVTYMGKEGAQADYTPRNVSFGPEGARFEVVERGTVLGTARMQMSGAHNVENALSVIAAARGLGLSFEEIAKGLASFSGVKRRQEVRGEPGGILVVDDFAHHPTAVRETIAAIRHRYPDRRLWAIFEPRSNTSRRNIHQEDYAHAFTGANRASLKVPERHDKVPANEELNVPQVCEALKAQGIQADHAADVPSLVERVAREAQRGDVLLVMSNGAFGGFIDKLLTALQARSG comes from the coding sequence ATGGCTGACGACAACGGAAACGTCCTGGAGACCATCGAGCCCGGCGCCGCGCGCCGCATCCACCTCGTGGGTGTGGGAGGCACCGGCATGGGCTCCTTCGCCGGCATGCTCAAGGCCGCCGGCTACGAGGTGACGGGCAGCGACGAGAACGTCTACCCACCCATGAGCGACATGCTCAAGACGTGGGGCATTCCCGTGCTCACCCCTTACCGTCCCGAGAATCTGGACGCGGCGAAGGCGGACCTCGTCATCATCGGCAACGTCATCCGCCGGGTGAACCCCGAGGCCACCGAGGTGCGCACCCGCCGCGTGCCGCAGATGAGCTTCCCGGCGGCGCTGGGCTCGCTGTTCCTCAAGCGCGCGCACTCGGTGGTGGTGGCCGGCACCCACGGCAAGACGACCACCTCCTCGCTCATGGCCCACGTGCTGGTGGAGGCCGGCAAGGATCCGTCCTTCCTGGTGGGCGGCGTCACCCAGAACTACGCGGGCAACTACCGCGTGGGCAAAGGGCCGCACTTCGTGGTCGAGGGGGATGAGTACGACACCTCGTACTGGGACAAGGGCTCCAAGTTCCTCCACTACCAGCCGCGCACCGCCATCCTCACCAGCGTGGAGTTCGACCACGCGGACATCTTCCGGGACCTGCCGCACTACGAGGCCACCTTCGAGAAGTTCGTGCGGCTGGTGCCTCCGGACGGCCAGCTCGTGGTCTGCGCGGCGTACCCCAACGCGGTGCGCATCGCCACCGGCACCCCGGGCAAGGTGGTGACGTACATGGGCAAGGAAGGCGCCCAGGCGGACTACACGCCGCGCAACGTCTCCTTTGGCCCCGAGGGCGCGCGCTTCGAGGTGGTGGAGCGCGGCACGGTGCTGGGCACGGCCCGGATGCAGATGTCCGGAGCGCACAACGTGGAGAACGCGCTGAGCGTCATCGCCGCCGCGCGCGGCCTGGGGCTCTCCTTCGAGGAGATCGCCAAGGGGCTGGCCTCGTTCAGCGGCGTGAAGCGGCGCCAGGAGGTGCGCGGTGAGCCGGGCGGCATTCTCGTGGTGGACGACTTCGCGCACCACCCCACGGCGGTGCGGGAGACGATCGCCGCCATCCGCCACCGCTACCCGGACCGGCGGCTGTGGGCCATCTTCGAGCCGCGCTCCAATACCAGCCGCCGCAACATCCACCAGGAGGACTACGCCCACGCCTTCACCGGCGCGAACCGGGCGAGCCTCAAAGTGCCTGAGCGCCACGACAAGGTGCCCGCGAACGAGGAGCTCAACGTGCCCCAGGTCTGCGAGGCGCTGAAGGCCCAGGGCATCCAGGCGGACCATGCCGCCGATGTGCCCTCCCTGGTGGAGCGCGTGGCGCGCGAGGCCCAGCGCGGCGACGTGCTGCTGGTGATGAGCAACGGCGCCTTCGGGGGCTTCATCGACAAGCTGCTCACGGCGCTCCAGGCCCGGTCAGGGTAG